The proteins below come from a single Zhouia spongiae genomic window:
- a CDS encoding dipeptidase, with translation MDTIKEYIDQHKDRFINELIDLLKIPSVSADSAFSQDVLDTAQAVKNALDKAGCDHTEICETPGYPVVYGEKIIDPELPTVLVYGHYDVQPADPYDLWNSPPFEPVIKKTEAHPEGAIYARGACDDKGQMYMHVKALEYMTQTGNLPCNVKFMIEGEEEVGSENLAWFVERNQEKLKNDVILISDTGMIAKDVPSITTGLRGLSYVEVEVTGPNRDLHSGLYGGAVANPINVLTKMIASLHDENNHITVPGFYDKVEELSGEERAQMAKAPFSLENYKKALDINDIYGEAGYTTNERNSIRPTLDVNGIWGGYTGEGAKTVIPSKAYAKISMRLVPNQDWEEITRLFKSHFESIAPDGVTVEVKPHHGGQGYVTPIDNDAYQAASKAYETTFGKTPIPQRSGGSIPIVSLFEKELKSKTILMGFGLDSDAIHSPNEHFGVWNYLKGIETIPWFYHFFAQKEN, from the coding sequence ATGGACACAATTAAAGAGTATATCGATCAGCATAAAGATCGATTTATAAATGAACTTATTGACTTATTGAAAATCCCATCCGTAAGTGCTGACTCCGCTTTTTCACAGGATGTTTTAGACACAGCTCAAGCTGTAAAAAACGCTTTAGATAAAGCCGGATGTGATCATACAGAAATATGTGAGACACCGGGTTACCCTGTTGTATATGGTGAAAAAATAATTGATCCGGAGTTACCTACAGTATTGGTCTACGGTCATTACGATGTACAGCCTGCCGATCCGTATGACTTATGGAACTCTCCTCCGTTTGAACCTGTAATCAAAAAAACGGAAGCCCATCCGGAAGGAGCTATTTATGCACGTGGGGCTTGTGATGACAAAGGACAGATGTACATGCACGTAAAGGCATTGGAATACATGACCCAGACGGGCAACTTGCCGTGTAATGTAAAATTTATGATTGAAGGAGAAGAAGAAGTAGGTAGTGAGAACCTCGCCTGGTTTGTAGAACGAAATCAGGAAAAACTCAAGAATGACGTTATCCTTATTTCAGATACAGGAATGATCGCTAAAGACGTTCCTTCTATTACAACAGGTCTCAGAGGTTTGAGTTATGTTGAAGTTGAAGTTACAGGGCCTAACAGAGACCTGCACAGCGGTCTTTACGGAGGCGCTGTGGCAAACCCTATTAATGTGCTTACCAAAATGATTGCGTCTTTACACGATGAAAACAATCATATAACAGTTCCCGGGTTTTACGATAAGGTTGAAGAGCTTTCTGGTGAAGAACGCGCTCAGATGGCCAAGGCTCCATTCTCTCTTGAGAATTACAAAAAAGCTTTAGACATTAACGATATTTATGGTGAAGCGGGCTATACAACCAATGAACGCAATTCTATCAGACCTACCCTTGATGTAAACGGTATCTGGGGAGGCTATACCGGAGAAGGTGCTAAAACAGTTATTCCGAGCAAGGCTTACGCCAAGATTTCTATGCGTCTGGTTCCTAACCAGGACTGGGAAGAAATTACCAGGCTCTTTAAGTCGCATTTTGAAAGTATTGCTCCTGATGGGGTGACTGTAGAAGTTAAGCCACATCACGGTGGACAGGGATATGTAACTCCTATAGATAACGATGCTTACCAGGCTGCTTCTAAAGCCTATGAAACTACTTTTGGAAAAACACCAATCCCACAACGTAGCGGAGGTAGCATTCCTATCGTTTCCCTTTTCGAAAAAGAATTGAAAAGCAAGACCATTCTCATGGGATTCGGACTTGATTCGGATGCTATTCACTCTCCCAATGAGCATTTCGGAGTTTGGAATTATCTTAAGGGAATTGAGACTATTCCGTGGTTTTATCACTTTTTTGCTCAAAAAGAAAATTAA